Proteins found in one Miscanthus floridulus cultivar M001 chromosome 4, ASM1932011v1, whole genome shotgun sequence genomic segment:
- the LOC136550556 gene encoding receptor-like cytoplasmic kinase 185 encodes MSCLPCSGSSGKEAKSLAALSPTPRPAAKAAPVRSNSRASGSRKEDSVPVRRGGNIAHGPAQIFTFRELAIATKNFRKDCLLGEGGFGRVYKGRMENGQVIAVKQLDRNGFQGNREFLVEVLMLSLLHHPNLVRLIGYCTDGDQRLLVYEYMLLGSLENHLFGPPDKEPLDWNTRMKIAAGAAKGLEYLHDKANPPVIYRDFKSSNILLGEDYYPKLSDFGLAKLGPVGDKTHVSTRVMGTYGYCAPEYAMTGQLTLKSDVYSFGVVFLELITGRKAIDHTQPSGEQNLVVWARPLFRDRRKFCQLADPSLQGRYPKRGLYQALAVAAMCLQEQAASRPLIGDVVTALSYLAAHPYDPNAPSTKDSRTCPSTPRAKTHRRTTSVPDAQHAAE; translated from the exons ATGAGCTGCTTACCGTGCTCCGGTTCGTCGGggaaggaggccaagagcttggcggCGCTCTCGCCGACGCCCCGGCCTGCGGCGAAGGCGGCACCAG TTCGATCAAATTCACGTGCTTCGGGCTCCAGGAAGGAAGATTCTGTGCCTGTTCGCAGAGGAGGAAACATTGCACATGGCCCGGCACAGATTTTCACTTTCCGGGAGTTGGCTATAGCTACCAAGAATTTCAGGAAAGATTGCCTATTGGGAGAAGGTGGCTTTGGTCGTGTGTATAAAGGACGCATGGAAAATGGACAG GTCATTGCTGTGAAGCAACTTGATAGAAATGGTTTTCAAGGAAATCGTGAATTTCTTGTGGAGGTTCTCATGCTAAGTCTCTTGCACCATCCTAATCTGGTCAGATTAATTGGCTATTGCACAGATGGTGACCAGCGCCTCCTAGTTTACGAATATATGTTGTTGGGGTCACTAGAAAATCATCTTTTTG GTCCACCAGACAAGGAACCTCTTGACTGGAATACAAGGATGAAGATTGCTGCCGGTGCAGCGAAGGGTCTGGAGTATCTTCATGATAAGGCAAATCCACCAGTCATATACAGAGATTTCAAATCGTCAAACATTCTGCTCGGTGAAGACTACTACCCTAAGCTGTCTGATTTTGGGCTTGCAAAACTTGGTCCAGTTGGTGACAAAACTCATGTATCAACACGAGTTATGGGAACATATGGATATTGCGCTCCTGAATATGCCATGACAGGACAGTTGACATTAAAGTCTGATGTTTACAGCTTTGGTGTTGTGTTCCTTGAACTTATTACAGGCCGCAAAGCAATCGATCACACCCAGCCTTCAGGGGAGCAAAATCTTGTTGTATGG GCTCGTCCACTTTTCAGAGACCGAAGGAAGTTCTGCCAACTTGCTGATCCATCGCTGCAAGGTCGGTACCCCAAAAGGGGTTTGTACCAGGCTTTAGCTGTTGCAGCTATGTGTTTGCAGGAGCAAGCAGCATCTCGACCGCTGATAGGAGATGTTGTCACTGCACTATCTTATCTAGCTGCACATCCGTATGATCCAAATGCGCCTTCCACAAAGGATTCCAGGACCTGCCCATCTACCCCAAGGGCAAAAACACACCGACGGACCACTAGTGTTCCTGATGCTCAACATGCTGCTGAGTAG